Proteins encoded within one genomic window of Augochlora pura isolate Apur16 chromosome 11, APUR_v2.2.1, whole genome shotgun sequence:
- the LOC144477100 gene encoding cilia- and flagella-associated protein 69-like, which produces MRIIEFLVENVNMDKEYELHLDEILELCHLPPLLEKSSEILTNNDIVEQYFTLLGKLLVVLPTKKQILKVHEAIHSLLLERDSSNVAAVKIKDCLAIIEKSQLPITVVKSLENCLPELYQKILELVFLLSSISYKCSHKMLEVGVLNIILVRMDLPYATQLRCTRPPDSLLIGGEYPEDTTLLIINTLWCLMKSILPPVDVPIKLKTTSCAHCALWGLSYTFERQIFYSQFRSVSKKIRNEIAAIILSILISFPNWNFISSGIADKVIRFLIMVHRKLMQTILQLVNPDTKDSNITWTASQFWNLWTYAINSLSVLAPKMPKDFVTYNGTIRLLMLLDWSLTTRFDIDIVMHCIKVICSITLSNNTLLLENLKEHGITVSLIKLINHILTSCKLTTKDQRILTLTLISIERLLRKQIYYQEMFGDQSIAFVMELLFRCLYQKDEEIQVDQRLLLALGSYIWECIVWCPSNLEKFIECGAVYVILDIIEVVPYPSQRLFLSVLVDMCDNYFCGSYLCTWRGINKNTTLMSLLAKIWRDEEIRLEFKRCADDEEFPSMGKKQWMDTFQTKLSGYVSPAIIDMIGSVRAKIYSIRKIIERDNERYKVAKQHYKILYFDLPVEDRITVSGIDLYFKLKLGQTWVELNKYFEQIGITPLGMDGQAIFLMTQRYYLWGVLLKEKQNKIIQDIKREEDVEEKDEYARIRDSKLILSLNALDELDYIYRTTDREYMIKKKIEQVQQVYSSLNFPRKGNEQNHRTFMATVNFTTIFDQNVVFSNLTADSDFGRIKVLPVSPCESYILEETIFSGTSCSSLTSYDFSKLEQFDEET; this is translated from the exons ATGAggataatagaatttttagttgaaaatGTTAACATGGACAAAGAGTATGAACTACATCTTGATGAAATATTAGAACTTTGCCATCTACCGCctttattagaaaaatcttCTGAAATTCTAACAAACAACGATATAGTGGAACAATATTTCACATTATTAGGAAAACTTCTTGTTGTTTTACcaacaaagaaacaaatattaaaggTTCATGAGGCCATCCATTCGTTGTTGTTAGAAAGAGACAGTTCAAATGTAGCAGCAGTAAAGATTAAAGATTGCCTTgcaattatagaaaaatcacAGCTGCCAATTACAGTAGTTAAGTCATTAGAAAACTGTCTTCCAGAGCTGTATCAAAAAATTTTGGAATTGGTTTTCTTGCTTTCTTCTATTTCGTATAAATGCT ctCACAAAATGTTAGAAGTTGGAGTACTGAATATAATACTAGTTAGAATGGATCTTCCTTACGCTACTCAATTACGGTGCACAAGGCCACCTGATTCATTACTGATAGGTGGCGAATACCCTGAGGATACAAcccttttaataataaacactTTGTGGTGTCTAATGAAATCCATTCTCCCTCCTGTCGATGTGCCCATCAAATTGAAGACAACTTCATGTGCACACTGTGCATTATG GGGTTTGTCCTACACATTCGaaagacaaatattttacagtcaATTTCGAAGTGTCAGCAAAAAGAtcagaaatgaaattgcagctatcattctttcaattttaattagcttCCCTAATTGGAACTTTATTAGTAGTGGTATAGCAGACAAAGTGATCAGGTTTTTG ATAATGGTACACAGAAAATTGATGCAAACAATACTTCAATTGGTTAATCCAGATACCAAAGACTCAAACATCACTTGGACTGCATCACAATTTTGGAACCTATGGACTTATGCTATTAATTCTCTGTCCGTGCTGGCACCAAAAATGCCAAAAGATTTTGTAACATACAATGGTACTATCAG ATTATTAATGCTATTAGATTGGTCCTTGACCACAAGGTTTGACATAGACATTGTAATGCACTGCATAAAAGTGATTTGTTCAATCACTTTAAGTAACAATACTTTGTTATTGGAGAATCTCAAAGAGCATGGAATTACAGTTTCATTGATCA AATTGATTAATCATATTTTAACATCTTGTAAACTTACAACAAAAGACCAAAGAATTCTGACGCTGACGTTAATCTCAATCGAAAGACTTTTACGAAAACAAATCTATTATCAAGAAATGTTCGGAGATCAAAGTATTGCATTTGTTATGGAATTACTTTTTCGATGTCTTTATcaaaaagatgaagaaattCAAGTAGATCAACG CCTTTTACTAGCATTAGGTTCATATATTTGGGAGTGTATAGTATGGTGCCCCTCGAACTTAGAAAAGTTTATTGAATGTGGAGCAGTATATGTTATATTGGACATTATTGAAGTAGTCCCATACCCATCTCAGCGCCTGTTTCTCTCTGTATTAGTTGATATGTGTGACAACTATTTTTGTGGATCATATTTATGCACTTGGAGAGGCATTAATAAGAATACAACATTAATGTCTCTATTAGCAAAAATATGGAGAGATGAAGAAATCAGGCTTGAATTCAAAAGATGCGCCGACG ATGAAGAATTCCCTTCAATGGGCAAGAAACAGTGGATGGACACTTTTCAGACTAAACTTTCAGGATATGTGAGTCCAGCAATAATTGACATGATCGGTTCAGTCAGAGCAAAGATATATAGTAttagaaaaatcattgaacGAGACAATGAGAGATATAAAGTGGCGAAAcagcattataaaatattatattttgaccTTCCAGTGGAAGATCGA ATCACAGTATCTGGCATAGATTTGTACTTTAAGTTGAAGTTAGGTCAAACATGGGTAGAactcaacaaatattttgaacagATTGGCATCACACCGCTTGGTATGGATGGTCAGGCAATATTTCTGATGACGCAAAGATATTATTTGTGGGGAGTATTGCTGAAAGAAAAGCAAAACAAGATAATACAGgatataaaaagagaagaggaCGTGGAAGAGAAAGATGAATATGCTAGAATTCGAGATTCTAAgcttattttatcattaaacGCACTCGATGAATTAGATTATATATACAGGACAACAGATAGAGAATACatgataaagaaaaagatcgAGCAAGTACAACAAGTTTATTCAAGCCTGAATTTTCCACGCAAAGGAAACGAACAGAATCATAGGACGTTCATGGCTACAGTCAACTTCACa aCAATATTCGATCAAAATGTGGTATTTAGTAATCTAACAGCAGATTCAGATTTCGGTCGAATTAAAGTTCTGCCTGTTTCGCCATGCGAGTCGTATATCTTggaggaaacaattttttccggaACGTCGTGTTCATCTCTGACGAGCTATGATTTTTCTAAGTTAGAACAATTTGACGAAGAAACGTAG